The genomic stretch ACGGCTATCCAGCCGACGTCCAGCACCATTTGCAGGTAGTCCCACCACTGGCTCGGCCTTTTATGGTTAAGATACCTGCCCAGGATGGTGAACAGCAGGAAGAATACCGTCAGGGAGATGATCACCAAAAAAGAAAGGGGAAGCGCCCCCAGTGTATTCAACACCAAAGCGCTTCCCGTCATCAATGCCACTATTATTACCCGGCCCCACAGCACCATCGGATTATCCTTCAGGAATGTTGATTCCATGATATTTCAAGCGGCAAAAATTAGTTGCCGCCCATCAGGGCCGAGGTCATGCTGAAGATAGGCAGGTACATGGCGACCACCATGCCGCCGATGCCCAGGCCCAGCACCACCATTATTATCGGCTCCATGGCCGCGGTCAGGCCCTCCACCGCCCCGTCCACCTCCTCGTCGTAGAAGTCGGCGATTTTGTTGAGCATCTCGTCCAGGCCGCCGGTGGCCTCGCCCACCGCGATCATCTGCACCACCATGGGCGGGAATATCTTCATGGTCTTCAAGGGGGCCGAAATGGTCTCGCCGCCGCCGATGGACTTGCGGGCCGACATGATGGCGTCCTGCACCACCCGGTTGCCGGCGGTCTTGGCGGTGATCTCCAGGGCGTCCAGAATGGCCACGCCGCTGGCTAAAAGAGTACCCAAGGTACGGGCGAAACGGGCCACGGCCGATTTCTGCTGGAGACCGCCCAGGATGGGTATTTTAAGCATCAGGGTGTCCAGATACAACTGCCCCTTGTCGGTCTTGTACCACCTCTGAAGGGTAATGATGGCGGCAGTTACCACGATTATAATGAGAACGATGTATTTCTGCAGGAACTTGGACAGCGCCACCACGAACAGGGTGGGGGCCGGCAGCCTGGCGCCCATCTCGGCGAACATCTTTTCAAAGATGGGGATCACGAAGATCAGCAGTACCGCCGCGGCTCCCACCGCCACGGAGGTCAGGATCACCGGCATGATCATGGCCCTTTTGACCTTGGACACCAGGGCCTCGGCCTTCTCCAGGTAGATCGCCAGGCGCATCAGGATGTTGTCCAGGATACCGCCGGCCTCGCCGGCCGCCGCCATATTGATATACAGTTCGCTGAACACGTGTTTCTGACGATTTAAAGCCTCGGCCAGAGTGGAGCCGCCCTCCACATCGGCCTTGATGGTCTCCAGCACCTTCTTGAAGGTGGGGTTCTCTTGCTGCTGGGACTGGATCTCCAGGCAGGAAACCAGCGGCAGGCCGGCGTTGATCATGGTGGCAAACTGCCTGGTGAAGATCGACAGGTCCTTGTTGCTTACCTTGGGCTGCAGAAAACTGAGTTTGAGTTCCTTGGGCTTGACCCGCACCGAGGACACTATTATATTTTTCTTGCGCAACGCCTCGATGACTGCGCCTTCGCTTTCGGCAGTCAGCTCTCCGGAGACCAAACCGGCTTTGGAATCGCGCCCTTTCCAGAGATATAGTGGCATCTTTATTGCTCCTTGTAAATATTAATTTTTCTCAATAAAGGAATTATAGTATTAGGTTTATCACACTACGGCCTGGCGTTTCTTGATCATCTGGTCCAGTTCCTCCACATTGGATGTATAGTCGAAGGCGGTGTCCAGGGAGATCTTCTTCTCCAGAAACAGGTTCATCAGCGACTGGTTCATGGTCTGCATGCCGTATTTCTGCCCGGCCTGCATCGAAGAATATATCTGGTGGACCTTGTCGTCGCGGATCAGGGCTTTGATGGCCGGGGTGCAGACCATGATCTCCAGGCACAGGGCCCGGCCGCCCCGCATCATGGGGATCAGCTGCTGGGTAATCACCCCCTCCAGCACGAAAGCCAGCTGGGCCCGTACCTGGGACTGCTGGTAGGGCGGAAAGACGTCTACTATTCGGTGGATGGATTCGGCGGCCGAATTGGTGTGCAGGGTGGCCAGGGTCAGATGGCCGGTCTCGGAGATGTGCAGGGCCGACTCGACGGTCTCCAGGTCCCGCATCTCGCCCACCAGCACCACGTCGGGATCCTGTCTCAGGGCGTATTTCAGGGCGTTCTTGAAACTCTTGGTGTCCGACTCCAGCTCCCGCTGGTTGATGATGCATTTTTTATGATGATGGATGTACTCGATGGGGTCCTCGACGGTGATGATGTGCCCCCTCCGTTCGCTGTTAATCTTGTCGATCATGGTGGCCAGGGTGGTGGATTTGCCCGAGCCGGTGGGCCCGGTGACCAGCACCAGCCCCTTGGGTTTGTCGGCCAGGGCAGCGCAGATGGGCGGCAGGCCCAGGGCCTGGAAGGAGCGGATCTCCCAGGGGATCACCCGCATGGCCATGGCCACGCAGCCCCTCTGCAGGAAGATGTTGCCCCGGAAGCGGGAGAGCCCCTGAATGCCGATGGACAGGTCCAGTTCCCGCTCGGTCTCAAAACGTTTCTTCTGGGTGTCCTTCAGGATGCTATAAGCCAGCTGTTCGGTCATCTGGGGAGTGAGCGGCTCGTGGGAGGTCTGCGTAAGTTCGCCGTCCACCCGGATCACCGGAGGGATGCCCACCGTCAGGTGCAGGTCGGTCCCCTTCTTCTGGATCATCTCCTCTAAGAGTTGGGTAAGAGTCAACATGCTTTGCCCATCCTTATTTTATATTCATTTTACCGCCGAGAGAGAGAAAAACTTTGTTGTTAACCCAGTCAGTATATTTGTTGCATTCTCTTGCCACTTTCAAACAATCCAAATGTGTAGCGACCCTAATTATTGCTTTGATTACATTGATTAACGGTGATTACACGGTTGGAAATCGGTGTAATCAGAGAAAATCCGTGCAATCTATTTGTTGCCCCCATTAATATTTGGAAATTTGGAATCAATTCCTTAAGGTTTTATGTTTTTGATCTTTTATTTTTGATCCATTCGAAAGCAAAACAATTTTGCTAATCTCAGGACAAGTTTTTGATTTTTGATCTTTAACCTATCCCTCGGCGGTCTCGCGGAACATCTCCTCCACCGTGGTCAGGCCCTGCTTGACCTTGCCCCAGGCGTCCATCCGCAGGGTCAGCATGCCCTGCTCCACCGCCTTGGTCCTAATAGAGGTCACCGCCTCCCGGTTCAGTATCTGGTCCCTGATTTCGGGAGAGATGGGCATCACCTCGTAGAGACCCACCCGGCCCTTGTATCCGGTATTGTTGCAGATGGGGCAGCCCTTGCCCTTGTAATGGTAACCCCGGCCACCTCCTCGGCGTTGAACCCCATGTCGATCAGGGACTGGGGATTGATCTGGAATGGCTCCTTGCAAGCCTTGCATATCCGGCGGACCAGGCGCTGGGCCTGGATCAGCACGGTCGAGGAGGCCACCAAAAACGGTTCGATCCCCATGTCGATCAGACGGCTGACCGACGACGGGGCATCGTTGGTATGCAGGGTGGACAGCACCAGATGTCCGGTCAGGGCGGCCTTGACCGCAACGGCGGCGGTGGGACCGTCGCGGATCTCGCCCAGCATGATGATGTTGGGAGCCTGCCGCAGCATGGCCCTAAGGGCCATGTCAAAGGTAAAGCCGATGCCCAGCTCGGCCTGAACCTGATTGACCCCTTTCAGGTTATATTCGATGGGATCCTCCACCGTCAGGATGTGCCTGTCCGGCGTGTTCAGCTGGGAAAGAGCGGAATACAGGGTGGTGGTCTTTCCCGAACCGGTGGGGCCGGTAATCAGGACTATGCCGTAGGGGGCATGGATGGCTTTCATGAAATTCTTCAGGGCCAGCTCGGTAAAACCGAAGTTGGCCAGGTCCAGCGTCAGGGATCCGGCATCCAGGATACGCATCACCACCTTCTCCCCGAACAATACCGGCAGGGTGGACACCCGGAGGTCTATCTTCTTGTTGAGCACCTTGATGGCGATCCGGCCGTCCTGAGGCTTGCGGCGCTCGGTGACGTCCAGCTTGGCCATGATCTTGATACGGGAGACCAGCGGGGCCTTCATCCGCATGGGCGGCTCCATCAGGGTCTGCAACACGCCGTCCTGCCTTAATCTGATCCTGAAGACCTTCTCATAGGGCTCCACATGGATGTCCGAGGCCCCCCGGCGGACCGCCTCGGTCATGATGTAGTTGACCATTTTGACCACCGGGGTGGAGGAGCCGGCCTGCTGGGCGTCGGCCAGATCCTCGTCCTGCTCTTCATCCACCATCTCCATCTCGATGTCGTCCCCCAGCCCCTCCAGGGCCGAGTCCTCAGGCAGGCTCTCGATGGCCTCGTCCTTAATCTGGCTCATCTGGCCGCCGGATGCGATTACCTGAACATCCTTGCCCAGCGGATAGTGCTGTTCCAGAAGCTTCTTGACAGCCGAATAGCCGGCCACCACCGGCTTGACATCCAGGCCGGTGAGAAATTTGATGTCCTCCAGAGCAAAAATATCGGAGGGATCGATCATGGCCAGAGTCAGAGCCCGGCCCAGGCGTTTTATCGGGATCACCATGAATTTATTGGCGATGTCCGGCCGGATCAGCTTTATCACCGCCGGCTCCACCTGGAAATTGCTCAGGTCCATGGCCGGGACATTGAACTGCCGGGACATGAACTGCATGGCCACATTCTCGGTGACCATCCCCATCCGGACCATGGTGGCAGCCAGCGGCTCGTTGTTGCTCTTCTGCTCCAGGGTTGCCTGGTCGTACTGGGACTTGGTCAGGAGCCCCATTTTCAAAAGCATGTCGGCAATATTTTGCGGCATAAATAAATAATCTATCTTTAAATATTAAATTTTCTTTAATCTGCGACGGCCACGGTTTCCTTGATGACCTCTTCAATGGTGGTTATCCCGTTTCGGACCTTAAGGATGCCATCCATCCGCAGGGTGGCCATCCCTTCTTTCACGGCCTGGGCCTCGATCTTGAAGGTGGGGGCCCGTTCCAGTATCAGGTCCCTGATAGCCGGGCTGACTGGCAGAATCTCGGCCAGGCCGATCCGGCCCTTATATCCGGTATTGCGGCACTCCGAACAGCCCCGCCCCCGGAAGGCGGTGAATCCGGCTATATCCACCTTGCTGCCCAGGAATTCACGCAGCATCTTTTCCTCCGGCTTATACTGCTCCTTGCAGTAGGAGCATATCTTGCGGACCAGCCGCTGAGATTCCACCAGCAGCAGCGAAGAGGAGATCATGAAAGGCTCCACCCCCATGTCCACCAGCCGGGTAATGGTCAACGAGGCGCTGTTGGTATGGACGGTGGACAGCACCAGATGGCCGGTGAGCGAGGACCGGATGGCAATCTCGGCCGTCTGCCGGTCGCGGATCTCTCCCACCATGATGATGTTGGGATCCTGCCTCAAGAAGGCCTTGAGAGCGGCGGTAAAAGTGGTGCCGCCTTCCTCGCGCACCGCCACCTGATTGACCCCCATAAGACTGTACTCCACCGGCTCCTCGGCGGTCATGATATTGGTGTCCGGATGGTTGATGGACTCCAGGCAGGCATACATGGTGGTGGTCTTCCCGGAGCCGGTGGGCCCGGTGACCAGCACGATCCCAAAGGGCGTCTGGATCGCCTTCAGCAGGAACTTCAGCGGCTCCGGCTCGAACCCCAGGGTGGGCAGGTCGAATGACACCGCGCTGCGGTCCAGAATACGCAGGGCTACCTTCTCCCCGAAGGCGGTGGGGATGATGGATACCCGGATGTCTATCGGCTTTCCCTGGATGTTCATCCGCAGACGGCCGTCCTGGGGAAAACGCTTTTCCTCGATTTTTAATTTGGAGATGATCTTTATCCGGGCCGCGATGGAGCTCTTCATCCGCAGGGGGGGCGACATCACTTCGTGCAGCACGCCGTAGACCGACATCCGGACCCGGATCTCCTTCTCATAGGGCTCGATGTGGATGTCGGTGGCATTGCGCTTGACCGCCTCGGCTATCAGGCCGTTAACCAGCTTGGCCGCCGGGCTGCTCTCGATGGCCGCGGCCATCTCCGAGGCGGAATCGCCGCCCTCCTCCTGCTGCTCCTCCAGTATCTCCAGATCTCCGGCATCCCCGTCGCCATCGGCCTCATCCATGGCCTTCATCACATCCTCCAGCATCCCGGCCGACCCGTATTGCTTGTCGATGGCCGACCAGATGGCGGCCTCGGAGGCTATCACCGGGCGGACCTCAAAACCGGTGGAGAATTTTATGTCCTCCATGGCCAGGATGTCGTTGGGATTGACCATGGCCACTGTCACGCTCCGGCCCAGGCGCGACAGGGGGACCAGCCCGTATTTCTGGGCTATATGAGCCGGTATCAATTTGAGAACGGGCTCGTCGATTTTATAATCGTTCAGGTTGACCGAGGGGACATTGAATTGCTTGCTCAAGAAAGCCACCACTTCGTCCTCGGTGACAAAGCCCATTTTGACCAGCAGGGAGCCCAGCCTCTGGCCCGAGGTCTGCTGTTCTTTAAGGGCCTGCTCCAACTGCTCCGGGCTGATCATTCCGGCCTTGAGGAGCATATCGCCAACTTTTAACGCCATGTCATGTCTTATTTAAAGTTTTGATGTTGTGATTATCAATCCGAGGCTGTCTCCACGATGGCCGCCTCCATGGTGGTGATGCCTTTTCTGACCTTATCCAGGGCGTCATCCCGCAGGGTCTTCATCCCCATCTTGACCGCCATATCCCTGATCTCATCGGTGGAGGCCCGGGATACTATCAGCCTTCTTATCTCAGGGCCAATCGACATGATCTCGAACACCCCTACCCGGCCTTTGTAGCCGGTATTGTTGCACTCTAAGCAGCCCTTGCCCTTGAACAGCTCCACTCCCTGGAAGCTGGCGGGATCGACCCCCATTTTGAGCATCTCCTCCGGCGATATTTTTTCCGGCTCTTTGCATTTTGTGCATATCCGCCTGACCAGGCGTTGGGCCTCGATCAGGTTTATCGTGGCGGCTATCAGGAACGGCGGGATCTCCATATCCAGCAGGCGGTTCAGCGAACTGGGGGCGTCGTTGGTATGCAGGGTAGACAATACCAAATGTCCGGTCATGGCCGCGGTCATGGCTATTTCTCCGGTCTCCCGGTCCCGGATCTCCCCCACCAGAACTATATTGGGATCCTGTCGTAAAAAGGCTTTTAAGGCCTTGGCAAAAGTGTAGCCGATTTCGGGCCTAACGTTCACCTGGTTAATGCCGACGATGTCGTATTCCACCGGATCTTCAGCGGTGACGATGTTGACGCTGGGCTTGTTCAAACGGGAGATGCCGGAATAAAGAGTGCGGGTTTTTCCGGAGCCGGTGGGCCCGGTGACTAATATCATTCCGGTGGGCCGGGCCAGGGCTTTCAGGAAATCGTCCAGGGCCTTGCCCTCGATGCCCAGCTGGGTCAGGTCGCCGCCCAGGCCGCTCTGCTCTAAAATCCGGATGACGATCTTTTCCCCGTATTTTATTGGCATGGTGGAAACTCTCATATCCACCGTCCTATCGGATAATTTAACGGAAAAGCGACCGTCCTGGGGAAGGCGGCGTTCTGTTAAATTAAGTTTGGAAAGAACCTTGATGCGCGAGGCCAATGCCGCCGAGATCCGGCGGGGCGGAGACATGGTCTCCTGCAGGACCCCGTCTATGCGGTAGCGCACCCTGAGGATTTTTTCGTAGGGCTCTATATGAATGTCCGACGCCCCGCGCTTGATGGCGTCGATGACAATGCTGTTGACTAATTTCACCACCGGG from Candidatus Edwardsbacteria bacterium encodes the following:
- a CDS encoding type IV pilus twitching motility protein PilT → MLTLTQLLEEMIQKKGTDLHLTVGIPPVIRVDGELTQTSHEPLTPQMTEQLAYSILKDTQKKRFETERELDLSIGIQGLSRFRGNIFLQRGCVAMAMRVIPWEIRSFQALGLPPICAALADKPKGLVLVTGPTGSGKSTTLATMIDKINSERRGHIITVEDPIEYIHHHKKCIINQRELESDTKSFKNALKYALRQDPDVVLVGEMRDLETVESALHISETGHLTLATLHTNSAAESIHRIVDVFPPYQQSQVRAQLAFVLEGVITQQLIPMMRGGRALCLEIMVCTPAIKALIRDDKVHQIYSSMQAGQKYGMQTMNQSLMNLFLEKKISLDTAFDYTSNVEELDQMIKKRQAVV
- the tadA gene encoding Flp pilus assembly complex ATPase component TadA, which gives rise to MALKVGDMLLKAGMISPEQLEQALKEQQTSGQRLGSLLVKMGFVTEDEVVAFLSKQFNVPSVNLNDYKIDEPVLKLIPAHIAQKYGLVPLSRLGRSVTVAMVNPNDILAMEDIKFSTGFEVRPVIASEAAIWSAIDKQYGSAGMLEDVMKAMDEADGDGDAGDLEILEEQQEEGGDSASEMAAAIESSPAAKLVNGLIAEAVKRNATDIHIEPYEKEIRVRMSVYGVLHEVMSPPLRMKSSIAARIKIISKLKIEEKRFPQDGRLRMNIQGKPIDIRVSIIPTAFGEKVALRILDRSAVSFDLPTLGFEPEPLKFLLKAIQTPFGIVLVTGPTGSGKTTTMYACLESINHPDTNIMTAEEPVEYSLMGVNQVAVREEGGTTFTAALKAFLRQDPNIIMVGEIRDRQTAEIAIRSSLTGHLVLSTVHTNSASLTITRLVDMGVEPFMISSSLLLVESQRLVRKICSYCKEQYKPEEKMLREFLGSKVDIAGFTAFRGRGCSECRNTGYKGRIGLAEILPVSPAIRDLILERAPTFKIEAQAVKEGMATLRMDGILKVRNGITTIEEVIKETVAVAD
- the pilB gene encoding type IV-A pilus assembly ATPase PilB, producing MGLKLGDMLVQSGLISKDQLDKALAEQKSSGAKLGSSLIKLGFMTEDAITQFLGKQLNLPTVNLSTAELDPLVLKLIPPEIAQKFQVMPIKKTGRTLFLAMSNAADVFIMEQISFLTGMEVKPVVCAETSLEKALDKYYGSTTRAAALKSVEQEIAAEDMELVDKDIEEVASQADIESTPVVKLVNSIVIDAIKRGASDIHIEPYEKILRVRYRIDGVLQETMSPPRRISAALASRIKVLSKLNLTERRLPQDGRFSVKLSDRTVDMRVSTMPIKYGEKIVIRILEQSGLGGDLTQLGIEGKALDDFLKALARPTGMILVTGPTGSGKTRTLYSGISRLNKPSVNIVTAEDPVEYDIVGINQVNVRPEIGYTFAKALKAFLRQDPNIVLVGEIRDRETGEIAMTAAMTGHLVLSTLHTNDAPSSLNRLLDMEIPPFLIAATINLIEAQRLVRRICTKCKEPEKISPEEMLKMGVDPASFQGVELFKGKGCLECNNTGYKGRVGVFEIMSIGPEIRRLIVSRASTDEIRDMAVKMGMKTLRDDALDKVRKGITTMEAAIVETASD
- a CDS encoding type II secretion system F family protein — protein: MPLYLWKGRDSKAGLVSGELTAESEGAVIEALRKKNIIVSSVRVKPKELKLSFLQPKVSNKDLSIFTRQFATMINAGLPLVSCLEIQSQQQENPTFKKVLETIKADVEGGSTLAEALNRQKHVFSELYINMAAAGEAGGILDNILMRLAIYLEKAEALVSKVKRAMIMPVILTSVAVGAAAVLLIFVIPIFEKMFAEMGARLPAPTLFVVALSKFLQKYIVLIIIVVTAAIITLQRWYKTDKGQLYLDTLMLKIPILGGLQQKSAVARFARTLGTLLASGVAILDALEITAKTAGNRVVQDAIMSARKSIGGGETISAPLKTMKIFPPMVVQMIAVGEATGGLDEMLNKIADFYDEEVDGAVEGLTAAMEPIIMVVLGLGIGGMVVAMYLPIFSMTSALMGGN